The following nucleotide sequence is from Melioribacteraceae bacterium.
TGCTTCAGGATGTAATTCAACACCGATAAATAATCCTTTGCCACGCACTTCCTTCACATGATTAGAATCAATTTTTCTTAGTTCTTCTCTGAAATAATTTCCAAGCTCGAAAGAATTCTCAACAAGTTTCTCTTCAACTAAAACATTGAGAGCTTCTATAGCAACTGCCGCACCAAGCGGGTTTCCGCCAAATGTTGATCCATGATCGCCCGGGTTAAAAACGCCAAGCACTTCCTTTTTAGAAAGAACAGCTGACACAGGATAAAATCCACCCGATAAGGCTTTACCAATAATCACTGCATCTGGTTGAACATCTTCATACATAAACGCAAAAAGTTTTCCGCTTCTTCCTAAGCCAGATTGGATTTCGTCAGTTATATAAAGAACATTGTTTTTCTTACAGATATCAAAAGTTTCCTTTAAGTAACCATCCGGTGGGGCAATTACACCGCCCTCACCTTGTATAGGTTCAAAAATAAAAGCAACTGTATTTGGAGTGATTGCATCTTCTAATGCTTTTGAATCACCATATTCAACAACTTTGAACCCTTCGGTGAAAGGTCCGAATCCATCTTTATATTGAGCTTCGGTAGAGAAAGAAACAATAGAAATTGTTCTTCCGGCAAAGTTATTTGTACATACTATAATTTCTGCTTTGTTTTCAGGAACACCTTTAACTTTGTATCCCCATTTCCTGGCGGCTTTTAACGCGGTTTCAACAGCTTCAGCGCCGGAGTTCATTGGTAAAATCATTTCATAACCGGTGATCTCATTTAATTTTTTGTATAAAAGAGGAAGCTGGCTATTTCTAAACGCGCGTGAAGTTAAAGTAACTTTATCTGCTTGTACTTTCATTGCGTTTAATATTCTTGGATGACAATGACCTTGATTTACGGCGGAATATGCAGCTAAACAATCTAAATATTTTTTACCGTCAACATCGTAAACCCAAACACCTTCAGCTTTATCAATCACTACATCAAGCGGATGATAATTATGCGCTCCGTATTTTTCTTCTAATGCAATATAGTCCTGTGAATTCATCTAACACCTACCTTAAATTAATGTGAAAAATTTAGTCACCAAATCTATCAATTTTTGGTTTGATTTGGTAAGAAAATCGATGAGTAAAATTCACTTCTTCCATAGATTTGATTAGATTTCATTTAGGATTAAGTACAACTATTTTGTGAGATGAACCGATGAAAATCGATACGCAGTCCTTTTCTATTGAAACAAAAGGTCATACCGATATTATTGATATCACCGGAAATGTTAGAAAGATATTATCGGGATCAGGATTAACTGAAGGATCAGTTTTAATATTTGTCCCGGGTTCAACAGCCGGAATTACTACAATCGAATTTGAGCCAGGATTACTTCATGATTATCCGGCATTTTTCGAAAAAGTTATTCCATCGGATAAATCATACCGGCATAATGAAACTTGGCATGATGGTAATGGTCATGCTCATGTAAGGGCATCGTTACAAGGTGGTTCGTTTACAGTTCCATTTACCGGCGCCAAATTATTACTAGGCACTTGGCAGCAAATTGTACTAATTGATTTTGATGCACGCCCACGTAATAGAAAAGTTATAGTTCAATTAACCGGGAAATAATTTGAGAAAAGTTGTTACTGTTTTTGGAAGTTCTATGCCAAAACCGGGTGAGGAAGAATATGAAACTGCATACGAACTCGGGAAAATTCTTGGATCAAATGGATTTAATGTCTGCTCTGGTGGTTATCAAGGAATAATGGATGCTGTGTCTAAAGGTGTAACTGAAACTGGTGGAAAAGCTATCGGTATTACGGTTAACATTTTTAGTGCAAAAGTTAGCCAGTATTTATCAGAAGAAATCAATTGTCAGACACTGTTTTCTCGAATCGAAAAACTAATTGAAATTGGTGATGCCTATATAATTTTACGAGGCGGAACAGGGACTCTTGTAGAACTTTCTATAGTGTGGGAAATGTTCAATAAGAATTTAATGAATGAAAAACCGATTGCTTGTCATGGCGAAATGTGGAAATCTTTAGTCAAAACGATTGATGAAAGAATGCAATATGAAAATAGAAAATTTGGTTTTGTTTATTGGAGCAATGAAATAAGAGATTGTGCGGATTATATTATAAAAAATGTAGCGGTTTGATCAATCAAACCGCTACACAATATTTATTGTATCGTATCCGGAACCGGAATTTCTTTGTTCAGTTCGCGTCCTTCTAAAGATTTACTTAATCTTTCATACCTGTCCCTCAGCGATTTAATCGAAGGATCACCGGGTAAATAAGTTTCAATTTGATCAACTAATTCAAGTGCTTTAAGAGGTTGACCCGTTCGTTCATAAATATCTAAGAGTAATCGATACGGATTATATGAACTCTGGAAATCAGTTGGGTTCTCAGCTAGCTTACGTTCTGTTATAACTTGAACTTCACTTGCTATTTCCGAGTATCTTTCAAAACTGCCGGCTTCATAATAAATATTGGCAACATCGAATAATATTCTATGATCCATCGGTAAAGTTTTACGAGGCAATCTTTCTTCCATCTTATCCAAAGTAGATATTACTTTTTCATTGTCACCTATGTCATATAAATAATATAATGCAAGTTTTATAAATGAATTCCTGTAATTCTGCATCATTCTTACTTCGTTATCATTTAAGAAAACAGAAGGATCATCAATTCCTCTGAACTTAAATCCAGGTTGATATGATTTGCTATATCCATCGGGAATATTAAATAATTGCTTTTCTAAAATTTCCGGATTAACATGAGTCATTGAGTTACCGCCCTTAACCGGAACAAGACGGTAAGCCATGCCTTCCATCTGCAGATAATCTTCTAAACCAATTTTGCTGTCATCACTTACTGTAGCCGCATAGTAAATTGGTCTATCCCATGTATTTGATTTAATAATATCCAAAGCAACTATATCTTGTACTCTAATTGCTGTAATATCACCGTATTGAGCCGTGTGTCGCATCGTCCATGTTAATTTACCGGAATTAATTATTTCCTCGTCTTTAACATTGTACTTTTCGATAACTTCTTGAGGAACGTCAATTGATACTTTTCTCGGTTCCCAACGAGACGGACCAATACTTTTAATTTGCGAATCAGAATAACTTAAGTTAATCTTTTGGGCACCATGCGGTTCGGTGTTTTTCATTTGATCGATGTACCAAGAAGTATTAAGCAAGCTTAAGTTTACAACTCTTACATCTTGTCTTACACCTTCAACATCCTGTAAATACCATAAAGGAAATGTATCGTTATCACCGTTAGTAAAAATTATACCATTTGGTGCAACACTTTGCAATAGGTTATATGAATAATCCCATGGAACATAATTCTTTGATCTGTCATTCTTAAAATAGTTACTGGCAAGCATGTTAATAGGTACGGCAATAAATGATACAATAATAATTAAACTCATTACCGGTTTTATGAACGAAGAACCTTCGAATTTTTCCTTTACAAAATCAAGAATTCCACGGACACCTAAACCTACCCAAATTGAAAAGACAAAGAACGCCCCGGTATAGAAATAGTCTCTTTCCCTCGGTTGCGGCTCCTGCATATTAAAGTAAATTGCCATTATGTATCCAAGCATTAAGAATAGAACAAGATAAATTGAAGCCATCTTCCAATCTTTCCTAAAGTGATAGAATACTCCGAGCAGACCTAGGAAAAATGGTATGCCAAGAAGTTGACCCCAGTTAACTCCATCATCTTGAATTGTAGAGTTTCTGCCGGCATAATTCCATAGTAAATATCGGTTAAACATATGATCCATTTGCCAGCTGACGAAGAAATCAAAATCAGAACTATAATTTCTATAAATATTTTGATGCTGCGGCTCCATCGAATATCTTCTTTGGAATAAAGGTGCATCACCATATTGTTCACGATTCAAGTAAGATACAAGTTCTGAAAATGTTTTAGGACTGTTTAAGTTAATCGGAGTGTCCTGATTTGATCTAATAATAATCATCGAATAAGAGGAGAATCCTAAAAACGCAAATAAGAAACATTTCGCTACAAGATTAAGTGTTTCTTTATGATTTTTTCTGGAGTAATAGATTACATAACCAATTACTGCGAATATTGCCAGGATGATTATCATATCCAGTACAATATTGTTTTTACCTATTGTTGAAATTAGATTTGGGATATATTTTACAATACCAGGATAAACAATCAACAACGCTACGCCACCTAAAACAATAGGTAAGTAAAACGAATTTTTAGTAAAGATTTTCTTTCTGAAGAAAAGCATGAATACGATACTTACAACACCGACAATCATTAACATTCGCCAATCAAAAGCGCCGGCTTCTTCAAAACCTACAGGTGCAGACTGAGTTTGAGTCGCCCATAATCCCATCATAACCAATAAAACTATACCGGCATGAGATGCTAATAGTACACCAGTTTTCTTTAAGTTTTCAAAATCGTCTATGTATTTACGGAAAATTACAACCATCATTATAGAAACACTTGCTAGAACCGCAAGCAGATGAACGCCTGTGGAAAGTCCGATCAAATATGCAATAAGAATCAAATACTTATTGCCGTCGACATCGTCGGCTTTTTCATTCCAAACCATTACCAACCAAGTAACAATTCCAATAAAAAATGTGGAGAGTGCATAAACTTCAGCTTCAACCGAGTTGAACCAAAATGTATCAGCAAAAGCTAAAGAGAAAGCACCGATTGCGGCAGAGATATAAGTACCAAGTTTATCTATCGATCCGTTTTCTTTGTCTTTATTGTAATTTCTTATCAACTTTACAATGATTAAATAAACAAACAAAACAGTAAAGGTTGAAGATAAAACAGATACCATATTAACACGGAAAGCTAAGTCTTCACCAAATGGAATTAGGGAGAATAATCTTCCGAGTATCAAAAAGAATGGGGTTCCCGGCGGGTGCGGAACTTGCATTAAAACTGCTGAAGCGATAAACTCACCGCAATCCCAAAATGAAACCGATACTTGAGCGGTTGAAAAATAAACAAAGAAAGCAACGAAGAAGACCACCGCCGCAATAATTTTGTGTAATTTGTTAAAATCCATTTACTCCTCGATTGAGTTTCGTTACATCGATTTATTAAAAACTTATTTATTCTGCGTTACAACACAAAGTTCAGTATAACCACTTTTTAAAAAGGACTTTTTGAAAAATGGATCGTATGATGTATTTGCTAACTTCATAATAAATCCGTTCACACTAAACGGATCAATTCCGCTCATCTCAATAATCTTAAAATTATTTTTTACAAAAAGGTTCTTCAAAGAATTGTAAGAATACGCTTTTTCGTAACCATGCTGCCATTTACCGAAATGCAATAATTGATATAATTGCCAAAGAGAATATTTTGCCGGAACAAATGTTACGAGATAACCTTGATCATTTGTTATACGTTTCATCTCGTTAACAAAAGGTAATTCATCTCTAAAGTGTTCCATTAAACCGGCACTGTAAACTAAGTCAAATTGGTTATCCTCAAAAGCAGTATCTCGGCAGTCACCAAGATATGAATATGGAATTTCTTCTTTAATTTTGTCAATTGCGACTTGACTGTTATCCAACGTGTAAACTTCTACATCACTCCTTTTGTTTTTGAGCAACTTTATATTTGATCCGAAACCGCAACCGACTTCCAACACTTTCTTAACGGGTTTATCAATTAAATCAAGATACTTATTTAAGATATTATCCCTTTCGCCGATCATCCAAAATTCAGCTTTCGAAGTAGAGTAATTCTGCCAGTATTCATTCCAACTAATCATTAAGTCCTTTAGTAATTGTAGCGGATAAATATTTTGAAGTTTCTAAATCATGATTCCGGCTTTTTGAAAAGATCATCCAGATTTGGTTTCGGTCTGTTTCGGTGATACTTTTCGATCAAATCTTTCAAGAATTCCATTGATGCTTTATCAAGATCTTCGTCATCCTTATTTCGTTTTACAAGCATATCATAGCGCTGTTTTTCTTTCGATTCGAATTTGCGTTCGTATCGTTTAAGCGTTTCGAAATATTTTTTTTGATCTCTGTAACTCATTGCAAAATCAATAATTTAGAACTGAACAATATATAAAAAATAGGTGCCAAATATAATCGGAATTAATCTGTTTTGTGCCTTAGATTGATTATAAATCATTAGCAAATGTCATTCCCGCATCCTTCAATCGGGAATCCTTTATCATTCTTTTAGTTTTGGATACCACTGATAAACTTTATCAAGAAAATGCTGAGTCGATTTATCCCACGTAAAATTTGACGCCCAATTTTTTGCTTCGCATGACATTGAGTTTAGTTTTTCTTTGTTTGTCAATAATTCGATTAAAGATGCGGATAATTTATCTTGGTTATTAAGATCGACAAGTTTACCGGTAATATTATCTCTAATGGAATCGCGTAAACCGGGTACATCTGATCCAATGACCGGAGTGCCCGCTGCGTTTGCTTCGATTACCGTAATTCCCCAACCTTCTTTTAATGCCATCGTAACGAACAACCACGACTTAGCCATCTCTTCGGCTTTTTGTTCTTCAGTCAAATAGCCTAAGAATTCTATATTGTTCTGAAGCCCTTTTTGATTTACATATTCTTTTAGATTTGGAACATGATCTCCCGAACCGCCTATTTTAAATTTTAGATTTGGGATTTTTTGAATAACTAAAGGTAAAGCATCAATTATAGCTTCAAGATTTTTGTACTTTTTAATTCGTCCTATATAACAAATTGTCGGTTCAGAATATTTATCAACTTTTAATTTGTCAAACAGATCATGGTCAATGGCATTATACAGAATATCTATTTTATTTTCTGGCTGACCCAATTCTATCAGTTCACTTTTTGTGCTTTCGGAAACCGCGAAGATTGGTGTATTGCGATATAATTTTGGAATCATTTTTTCTGAGCGAATGATATAATTCGCAAGTAGTTTTGGTAATTCTCTATATAGTGATTTCCCATGAATGTGATGAATTATTCCTACAACCGGTTTGCTTACATATGAAGGTATTCCAAGCGGTATTTTAGAAATGTCATCAACAATAAGATCGAATTTTTCTTGTGCTAAATATTTTTTGTAATAATTCTTGAATTGTCTGTTAAATAGAAACTTGTTTCCGGTTCTTCTAATTTCAATTCCGTCTAAAATTTCTTTTTGTTTAGCACCTTTAAAATTGTGCGCAACATAAGTGACGCTGTGACCTTTAGCAGCAACTCGCTTAAAAATTTCGTGCATATGAACTTCGGCTCCGCCCATCTCCGGATTTTTAGGACAGCGCCAGTTTACTACTAATATTTTCATTCAATCTTTCTTCATATTTATTTGGGAAATCGAGATAGCATGTGAAAATTCGAAAACCGCCTATTTTGTTTTGAGCAATGAGATTTAGGATTTTGGTATTGTCTATCAATTAGCATTTAGATATTAGGATTTTCTTTCCCGATGTTTTTGTAAATTAAAAATAATCAAAATCGGTCAAACAACGATGCAGTTATACAAAAACTTCACATTGTCAACGAGAAAATCCCCGGGATTTACTCGTAATAGAATTTGATATCTATTTAGGTATTA
It contains:
- the rocD gene encoding ornithine--oxo-acid transaminase; this translates as MNSQDYIALEEKYGAHNYHPLDVVIDKAEGVWVYDVDGKKYLDCLAAYSAVNQGHCHPRILNAMKVQADKVTLTSRAFRNSQLPLLYKKLNEITGYEMILPMNSGAEAVETALKAARKWGYKVKGVPENKAEIIVCTNNFAGRTISIVSFSTEAQYKDGFGPFTEGFKVVEYGDSKALEDAITPNTVAFIFEPIQGEGGVIAPPDGYLKETFDICKKNNVLYITDEIQSGLGRSGKLFAFMYEDVQPDAVIIGKALSGGFYPVSAVLSKKEVLGVFNPGDHGSTFGGNPLGAAVAIEALNVLVEEKLVENSFELGNYFREELRKIDSNHVKEVRGKGLFIGVELHPEAKGARRFCEALMQRGILCKETHDNVIRFAPPLVIKKEEIDWALSHIREVLVMD
- a CDS encoding secondary thiamine-phosphate synthase enzyme YjbQ produces the protein MKIDTQSFSIETKGHTDIIDITGNVRKILSGSGLTEGSVLIFVPGSTAGITTIEFEPGLLHDYPAFFEKVIPSDKSYRHNETWHDGNGHAHVRASLQGGSFTVPFTGAKLLLGTWQQIVLIDFDARPRNRKVIVQLTGK
- a CDS encoding LOG family protein, translating into MRKVVTVFGSSMPKPGEEEYETAYELGKILGSNGFNVCSGGYQGIMDAVSKGVTETGGKAIGITVNIFSAKVSQYLSEEINCQTLFSRIEKLIEIGDAYIILRGGTGTLVELSIVWEMFNKNLMNEKPIACHGEMWKSLVKTIDERMQYENRKFGFVYWSNEIRDCADYIIKNVAV
- a CDS encoding DUF2723 domain-containing protein, translated to MDFNKLHKIIAAVVFFVAFFVYFSTAQVSVSFWDCGEFIASAVLMQVPHPPGTPFFLILGRLFSLIPFGEDLAFRVNMVSVLSSTFTVLFVYLIIVKLIRNYNKDKENGSIDKLGTYISAAIGAFSLAFADTFWFNSVEAEVYALSTFFIGIVTWLVMVWNEKADDVDGNKYLILIAYLIGLSTGVHLLAVLASVSIMMVVIFRKYIDDFENLKKTGVLLASHAGIVLLVMMGLWATQTQSAPVGFEEAGAFDWRMLMIVGVVSIVFMLFFRKKIFTKNSFYLPIVLGGVALLIVYPGIVKYIPNLISTIGKNNIVLDMIIILAIFAVIGYVIYYSRKNHKETLNLVAKCFLFAFLGFSSYSMIIIRSNQDTPINLNSPKTFSELVSYLNREQYGDAPLFQRRYSMEPQHQNIYRNYSSDFDFFVSWQMDHMFNRYLLWNYAGRNSTIQDDGVNWGQLLGIPFFLGLLGVFYHFRKDWKMASIYLVLFLMLGYIMAIYFNMQEPQPRERDYFYTGAFFVFSIWVGLGVRGILDFVKEKFEGSSFIKPVMSLIIIVSFIAVPINMLASNYFKNDRSKNYVPWDYSYNLLQSVAPNGIIFTNGDNDTFPLWYLQDVEGVRQDVRVVNLSLLNTSWYIDQMKNTEPHGAQKINLSYSDSQIKSIGPSRWEPRKVSIDVPQEVIEKYNVKDEEIINSGKLTWTMRHTAQYGDITAIRVQDIVALDIIKSNTWDRPIYYAATVSDDSKIGLEDYLQMEGMAYRLVPVKGGNSMTHVNPEILEKQLFNIPDGYSKSYQPGFKFRGIDDPSVFLNDNEVRMMQNYRNSFIKLALYYLYDIGDNEKVISTLDKMEERLPRKTLPMDHRILFDVANIYYEAGSFERYSEIASEVQVITERKLAENPTDFQSSYNPYRLLLDIYERTGQPLKALELVDQIETYLPGDPSIKSLRDRYERLSKSLEGRELNKEIPVPDTIQ
- a CDS encoding class I SAM-dependent methyltransferase gives rise to the protein MISWNEYWQNYSTSKAEFWMIGERDNILNKYLDLIDKPVKKVLEVGCGFGSNIKLLKNKRSDVEVYTLDNSQVAIDKIKEEIPYSYLGDCRDTAFEDNQFDLVYSAGLMEHFRDELPFVNEMKRITNDQGYLVTFVPAKYSLWQLYQLLHFGKWQHGYEKAYSYNSLKNLFVKNNFKIIEMSGIDPFSVNGFIMKLANTSYDPFFKKSFLKSGYTELCVVTQNK
- a CDS encoding glycosyltransferase family 4 protein, producing the protein MKILVVNWRCPKNPEMGGAEVHMHEIFKRVAAKGHSVTYVAHNFKGAKQKEILDGIEIRRTGNKFLFNRQFKNYYKKYLAQEKFDLIVDDISKIPLGIPSYVSKPVVGIIHHIHGKSLYRELPKLLANYIIRSEKMIPKLYRNTPIFAVSESTKSELIELGQPENKIDILYNAIDHDLFDKLKVDKYSEPTICYIGRIKKYKNLEAIIDALPLVIQKIPNLKFKIGGSGDHVPNLKEYVNQKGLQNNIEFLGYLTEEQKAEEMAKSWLFVTMALKEGWGITVIEANAAGTPVIGSDVPGLRDSIRDNITGKLVDLNNQDKLSASLIELLTNKEKLNSMSCEAKNWASNFTWDKSTQHFLDKVYQWYPKLKE